In the Clavelina lepadiformis chromosome 8, kaClaLepa1.1, whole genome shotgun sequence genome, one interval contains:
- the LOC143469238 gene encoding SAGA-associated factor 29-like: MRRSKQQSGLDNHSSSSGSSKVSPQSVKGSAQSSMADCEQKIQQLLRELYETIIATQTERDKGSVNLDAIRKTHEKMLGELKVSTYYKQKLRNLYSSALSDADAECDLLRKGLEVIAAIKALQEEKRISVRLSSQNPNDEPPRKSMRRGVLMSLLQKSAQTLPLWIGKPNEKIPHLCGALIAGPDYIAKPGDKVAARVKTEEVEEQWILAEVVLFNPVTLKYEVDDIDEEGREHHILSKRRVIPLPQWKANPETDPQALHPKGTLVIALYPQTTCFYRAVINEQPATAHDEYSVLFEDNSYADGYSPALNVAQKYIVSAAIKSFRRIDVDQYDEEKFKDDQIEQDGGGPDEQEVSQLLLSGKNSPALKASLQNPPYRSKDASVKDSSTLLVIRVLSSIKSNEISNALNTLSADELDALMKYIYKGFSMGLDGQQCGYLLTWHEKVAAKGGMGCIIRVLSDRKRL, encoded by the exons ATGAGGAGAAGCAAACAACAATCTGGTTTGGACAATCACTCTTCAAGTTCAGGAAGTTCAAAAGTTTCTCCTCAATCAGTAAAGGGCAGTGCTCAATCATCCATGGCAGACTGTGAGCAAAAGATTCAGCAGTTGCTCAGAGAACTGTATGAGACTATTATTGCAACCCAAACGGAAAGGGATAAAGGTTCTGTCAATTTGGATGCCATTCGCAAAACTCATGAAAAAATGTTAGGTGAATTAAAAGTTTCAACATATTACAAGCAGAAACTGCGCAATCTCTATTCAAGTGCTTTAAGTGATGCAGATGCAGAATGTGATTTGCTTCGGAAAGGCTTGGAAGTCATTGCAGCAATAAAGGCAttacaagaagaaaaaagaataTCAGTACGTCTTTCAAGTCAAAATCCAAATGATGAACCACCCAGGAAAAGCATGAGACGGGGCGTCTTGATGAGCTTACTGCAGAAATCAGCACAGACACTTCCACTGTGGATAGGCAAACCAAATGAAAAAATTCCACATCTTTGCGGTGCTTTAATAGCCGGACCAGATTACATTGCTAAACCCGGTGACAAGGTCGCGGCCCGAGTTAAGACAGAAGAGGTGGAGGAACAGTGGATTCTTGCAGAGGTTGTGTTGTTTAATCCAGTGACATTGAAATACGAAGTAGATGACATTGATGAAGAAGGTAGAGAGCATCACATATTGAGCAAGAGAAGGGTGATTCCCTTACCCCAGTGGAAAGCAAACCCAGAAACTGACCCACAAGCACTGCACCCCAAAGGAACTCTTGTGATAGCTTTGTATCCCCAAACCACATGCTTTTATAGAGCAGTGATAAACGAGCAACCTGCTACTGCCCATGATGAGTATTCTGTACTCTTTGAAGATAATTCTTATGCAGATGGATATTCTCCTGCACTCAACGTAGCACAAAAGTACATTGTT AGTGCTGCTATAAAGT CATTCCGTAGAATTGATGTAGATCAATATGATGAAGAAAAGTTCAAAGATGATCAAATAGAGCAGGATGGTGGAGGTCCAGATGAACAGGAAGTCTCTCAACTTCTTTTGAG TGGAAAAAATTCTCCAGCGTTAAAAGCCTCCTTACAAAATCCCCCTTATCGTAGCAAGGATGCCTCCGTAAAG GATAGTTCTACCCTTCTTGTGATACGAGTTTTGTCTTCAATTAAAAGCAACGAAATTTCAAATGCGTTGAACACCCTTTCCGCTGATGAATTGGATGCCTTGATGAAGTATATTTATAAGGGATTTTCAATGGGTTTGGATGGACAGCAGTGTGGTTACTTGTTAACTTGGCATGAAAAG gtTGCGGCCAAAGGTGGAATGGGCTGCATCATAAGAGTTTTGTCTGATCGAAAGAGATTATGA
- the LOC143469336 gene encoding large ribosomal subunit protein uL29-like, which yields MGRIKARELRGKSKDELMKQLNDFKQELSTLRVAKVTGGAASKLSKIHLVRKSIARVLTVINQTQKDNLRKLFKGKKHKPKDLRPKKTRALRRRLNKHEESIKSAKELKKLRLYPARKYAFKA from the exons ATG GGTCGTATAAAGGCTCGCGAGTTGCGGGGTAAGTCGAAAGATGAGCTTATGAAGCAGCTTAATGACTTCAAGCAAGAACTTTCTACGTTACGTGTTGCGAAAGTGACTGGAGGTGCTGCTTCTAAACTCTCAAAAAT ACATCTCGTCAGAAAAAGTATTGCTCGAGTCCTCACAGTCATTAACCAGACACAAAAGGATAACTTGAGGAAACTGTTTAAG gGTAAGAAACATAAACCAAAGGACCTTCGTCCCAAGAAGACCAGGGCACTTCGGCGAAGACTTAACAAACATGAGGAGAGCATTAAATCGGCGAAAGAGCTGAAGAAGTTAAGACTGTACCCTGCAAGGAAGTATGCTTTTAAGGCATGA
- the LOC143469337 gene encoding dolichyldiphosphatase 1-like: MSANNSLDQTDWKTVGFTHVEYPKGDFIGFILAWSSLFPFFVLSGFVTHIYFRREIHTISFFAGIFFNEGVNLVLKYIVREPRPTSPHTVSNLEYGWPSSHSQFTWFFVTYIIFFIYFRSHSSNSMIELIWKHSMTAVCILTACVVAFSRYYLQYHNFNQVLWGSFFGVVLGTGWFVFTHVILSPFFQTVVTLEICEFLMIRDSTLIPNIMWFEYTTSRQESRTRRKMVSKKVQ; encoded by the exons ATGTCTGCGAACAATTCACTTGACCAGACAGATTGGAAGACTGTTGGATTTACTCATGTGGAATATCCAAAAG GTGATTTCATAGGATTTATCCTGGCCTGGTCAAgtttgtttccattttttgtaTTAAGTGGTTTTGTCACTCACATATACTTTCGCCGTGAAATACATACT ATTTCGTTTTTTGCTggaatttttttcaatgaagGTGTCAATTTAGTCCTAAAGTACATTGTTCGTGAACCTCGTCCAACCAGTCCCCACACCGTTTCCAACTTAGAATATGGCTGGCCATCTTCACACTCTCAATTCACTTGGTTTTTCGTGACATACAttatcttttttatttatttcag ATCACACAGTAGTAACAGCATGATTGAACTAATATGGAAACATTCTATGACAGCAGTGTGTATACTGACTGCATGCGTGGTTGCTTTCAGTCGCTATTATCTCCAATATCATAACTTCAACCAAGTATTATGGGGatcattttttggagtggtgCTAGGAACAGGCTGGTTTGTGTTTACTCAT gTAATTTTAAGTCCTTTTTTTCAAACTGTTGTTACCTTGGAAATATGCGAATTTCTTATGATAAGAGACTCAACGTTGATTCCTAACATAATGTGGTTTGAGTACACAACATCAAGACAAGAGTCACG CACTAGAAGAAAGATGGTGTCCAAGAAAGTTCAATGA
- the LOC143468861 gene encoding TBC1 domain family member 13-like — MAGINLSDRKETLFLEALGSPVIDMNNLRKLCSTGIVETCGIRTICWRLLLNCLPKQRTKWPEALEKQRCEYQQFLNEMIIEPGLKRCNAAPGLDDHPLNPNPTSEWNSYFKDNDILLQIDKDVRRLCPDIAFFQNATAYPCEPLVSPTSRLENLRKRVERSVLSSQNLTRKRLGISNLISSRKQASREYDTLEEGQEAHWEVVERILFIYAKLNPGTAYVQGMNEIIGPLYYTLASDPNLEWKEHAEADTFFCFTNLMGEIRDNFIKSLDKSGSGIEASMNRVLCLLRQVDPEVWLRLDSLAIKPQFYLFRWITLLLSQEFSLPDVIHIWDILFSDSRRFDFLIAVCSAMIILLRDEILTRDFSHNMKLLQNYPLRIDVNTIISKAKEIYHNLRN; from the exons ATGGCTGGAATTAACTTGAGTGATAG aaaagaAACACTTTTTCTTGAAGCTCTCGGAAGTCCTGTCATTGACATGAACAACTTAAGAAAACTTTGTTCGACAG GGATTGTGGAGACATGTGGCATTCGAACAATTTGTTGGAGATTACTTTTAAACTGTCTGCCAAAACA GCGTACCAAGTGGCCTGAGGCTTTGGAGAAGCAAAGATGTGAATATCAACAATTTCTTAACGAGATGATTATTGAACCTGGCTTGAAGAGGTGCAATGCAGCTCCTGGTTTAGACGATCAT CCACTGAACCCTAATCCAACCAGTGAATGGAATAGTTACTTCAAAGATAATGACATCTTACTTCAGATTGATAAGGATGTCAGAAGACTCTGTCCAGATATCGCTTTTTTCCAG AATGCAACAGCATATCCATGCGAACCACTTGTTTCACCAACTAGCAGGTTGGAAAACTTAAGGAAGCGAGTTGAAAGATCGGTTTTGAGTTCACAGAATCTCACACGAAAGAGACTGGGCATAAGCAAT TTAATCAGCAGTCGAAAGCAAGCTTCTCGTGAATACGACACCCTGGAAGAGGGCCAAGAAGCTCACTGGGAAGTTGTTGAGAGAATCCTGTTTATTTATGCAAAACTCAATCCTGGGACTGCCTACGTGCAAGGAATGAACGAAATCATCGGTCCACTGTATTACACGTTAGCATCTGATCCCAATTTAGAATGGAAAG aaCATGCTGAAGCAGACACGTTCTTTTGCTTTACAAACCTGATGGGTGAGATCAGAGacaattttattaaatcctTGGATAAGTCAGGTTCAGGCATCG AGGCTTCCATGAACCGAGTGCTATGCTTATTAAGACAAGTTGACCCTGAAGTGTGGCTTCGGTTGGATAGCTTGGCCATTAAACCTCAGTTTTATTTGTTCAG ATGGATCACGCTGCTGTTATCACAAGAGTTTTCCCTTCCTGATGTCATTCACATTTGGGACATTTTGTTTTCCGATTCTCGgcgttttgattttttaattgcagtttGTTCAGCTATGATTAT ATTGCTTCGTGATGAAATTCTAACTCGAGACTTCAGCCATAACATGAAGCTTTTACAGAATTATCCACTACGTATAGATGTTAACACCATAATatcaaaagcaaaagaaatttACCACAATCTAAGGAATTGA